A genomic window from Maylandia zebra isolate NMK-2024a linkage group LG20, Mzebra_GT3a, whole genome shotgun sequence includes:
- the LOC101482586 gene encoding proteasomal ubiquitin receptor ADRM1 isoform X2 codes for MASGALFPSMVSGSRGSSSKYLVEFRAGKMTMKGSTVTPDKRKGQVYIQQTDDSLIHFCWKDRTTGNVDDDLIIFPDDCEFKRVNQCTTGRVYVLKFKAGSKRLFFWMQEPKTDKDDEYCRKVNEYLNNPPMPGALGSGGSGGHDLSALGGEGGLQSLLGNMSHNQLMQLIGPTGLGGIGGLGTLAGPGLANLLGSSSSSSSSSVPAASNSSTSPSTAVTPTSTSAASRLGSSQVPTTPITPSATSAASPTATTPSTPAVSSVAAAAANPTQPIQLRDLQSILATMNVPASSQGVDLASVLTPEIMAPILANPEVQQRLMPYLPSGESLPQSSEELQNTLSSPQFQQAMSMFSSALASGQLGPLMNQFGLPAEAVDAANKGDVEAFAKAMETETKSDQDGDSKDKKDDDEDMSLD; via the exons ATGGCCTCTGGAGCGTTGTTCCCCAGCATGGTGTCTGGGTCCCGCGGCTCCTCCAGTAAGTACCTGGTGGAGTTTCGTGCCGGTAAGATGACCATGAAGGGCAGCACGGTGACGCCTGACAAGCGTAAAGGTCAGGTCTACATCCAACAGACGGACGACTCCCTCATCCATTTCTGCTGGAAGGATCGGACCACCGGGAACGTGGACGAT GACCTGATCATCTTTCCTGATGACTGCGAGTTCAAACGGGTGAATCAGTGCACTACCGGACGAGTCTATGTGCTGAAATTCAAAGCTGGCTCCAAAAGACTCTTCTTCTGGATGCAG GAGCCAAAGACTGACAAGGATGACGAGTACTGCCGCAAAGTGAACGAGTATCTTAACAACCCACCCATGCCCGGTGCTCTCGGCAGCGGCGGCAGCGGAGGACACGATCTGTCTGCGCTCGGAG GTGAGGGTGGCCTGCAGAGCCTTCTGGGTAACATGAGCCACAACCAGCTGATGCAGCTTATTGGACCAACTGGACTGGGAGGGATTG GTGGTCTCGGGACACTGGCTGGTCCAGGCTTGGCCAACCTTCTTGgaagtagcagcagcagcagcagcagcagcgttcCTGCAGCCAGCAACTCCTCCACAAG TCCGTCCACAGCCGTCACCCCAACCTCTACCTCCGCTGCTAGTCGGCTCGGCTCCTCCCAGGTTCCCACCACTCCCATCACTCCCTCTGCCACCTCAGCGGCCTCCCCAACAGCCACCACCCCCTCCACCCCTGCTGTGTCCTCCGTGGCGGCAGCAGCAGCCAACCCCACGCAGCCCATCCAGCTGAGAGACCTGCAGAGCATCCTGGCCACCATGAACGTACCTGCCAGCAGCCAGGGAG TGGACCTCGCGAGCGTCCTGACGCCTGAGATCATGGCTCCCATCTTGGCCAATCCTGAGGTTCAGCAGAGGTTGATGCCCTATCTGCCCTCCGGAGAGTCCCTGCCTCAGAGCTCAGAGGAGCTGCAAAACACGCTGAGCTCACCTCAGTTTCAGCAG GCTATGAGCATGTTCAGCAGCGCTCTGGCGTCCGGGCAGCTGGGGCCTCTAATGAACCAGTTTGGCTTGCCTGCAGAGGCCGTCGACGCTGCTAACAAAGGAG ATGTGGAGGCTTTTGCTAAAGCCATGGAGACGGAGACAAAGTCTGATCAAGACGGCGACTCCAAAGACAAGAAAGACGACGATGAAGACATGAGTCTGGACTGA
- the LOC101482586 gene encoding proteasomal ubiquitin receptor ADRM1 isoform X1: MKISKPAGLIRKTSGSCYLYQTCAADLKSTLLTHDSTNHSEAPAPLSQSKLPTPSPTFLRPNDISERSVTKAAVNQSVLITVIIMASGALFPSMVSGSRGSSSKYLVEFRAGKMTMKGSTVTPDKRKGQVYIQQTDDSLIHFCWKDRTTGNVDDDLIIFPDDCEFKRVNQCTTGRVYVLKFKAGSKRLFFWMQEPKTDKDDEYCRKVNEYLNNPPMPGALGSGGSGGHDLSALGGEGGLQSLLGNMSHNQLMQLIGPTGLGGIGGLGTLAGPGLANLLGSSSSSSSSSVPAASNSSTSPSTAVTPTSTSAASRLGSSQVPTTPITPSATSAASPTATTPSTPAVSSVAAAAANPTQPIQLRDLQSILATMNVPASSQGVDLASVLTPEIMAPILANPEVQQRLMPYLPSGESLPQSSEELQNTLSSPQFQQAMSMFSSALASGQLGPLMNQFGLPAEAVDAANKGDVEAFAKAMETETKSDQDGDSKDKKDDDEDMSLD, from the exons ATGAAAATCTCCAAACCTGCAGGTTTGATACGTAAAACGAGTGGCTCGTGTTATCTCTACCAAACATGTGCAGCGGATTTAAAGTCCACCTTATTGACACATGATTCCACCAATCACAGCGAAGCACCGGCACCGCTCAGCCAATCAAAGTTGCCGACGCCGAGCCCGACCTTTCTGCGGCCGAACGATATTTCAGAGAGAAGC GTCACTAAAGCAGCTGTAAACCAGTCAGTGCTTATCACCGTCATCATCATGGCCTCTGGAGCGTTGTTCCCCAGCATGGTGTCTGGGTCCCGCGGCTCCTCCAGTAAGTACCTGGTGGAGTTTCGTGCCGGTAAGATGACCATGAAGGGCAGCACGGTGACGCCTGACAAGCGTAAAGGTCAGGTCTACATCCAACAGACGGACGACTCCCTCATCCATTTCTGCTGGAAGGATCGGACCACCGGGAACGTGGACGAT GACCTGATCATCTTTCCTGATGACTGCGAGTTCAAACGGGTGAATCAGTGCACTACCGGACGAGTCTATGTGCTGAAATTCAAAGCTGGCTCCAAAAGACTCTTCTTCTGGATGCAG GAGCCAAAGACTGACAAGGATGACGAGTACTGCCGCAAAGTGAACGAGTATCTTAACAACCCACCCATGCCCGGTGCTCTCGGCAGCGGCGGCAGCGGAGGACACGATCTGTCTGCGCTCGGAG GTGAGGGTGGCCTGCAGAGCCTTCTGGGTAACATGAGCCACAACCAGCTGATGCAGCTTATTGGACCAACTGGACTGGGAGGGATTG GTGGTCTCGGGACACTGGCTGGTCCAGGCTTGGCCAACCTTCTTGgaagtagcagcagcagcagcagcagcagcgttcCTGCAGCCAGCAACTCCTCCACAAG TCCGTCCACAGCCGTCACCCCAACCTCTACCTCCGCTGCTAGTCGGCTCGGCTCCTCCCAGGTTCCCACCACTCCCATCACTCCCTCTGCCACCTCAGCGGCCTCCCCAACAGCCACCACCCCCTCCACCCCTGCTGTGTCCTCCGTGGCGGCAGCAGCAGCCAACCCCACGCAGCCCATCCAGCTGAGAGACCTGCAGAGCATCCTGGCCACCATGAACGTACCTGCCAGCAGCCAGGGAG TGGACCTCGCGAGCGTCCTGACGCCTGAGATCATGGCTCCCATCTTGGCCAATCCTGAGGTTCAGCAGAGGTTGATGCCCTATCTGCCCTCCGGAGAGTCCCTGCCTCAGAGCTCAGAGGAGCTGCAAAACACGCTGAGCTCACCTCAGTTTCAGCAG GCTATGAGCATGTTCAGCAGCGCTCTGGCGTCCGGGCAGCTGGGGCCTCTAATGAACCAGTTTGGCTTGCCTGCAGAGGCCGTCGACGCTGCTAACAAAGGAG ATGTGGAGGCTTTTGCTAAAGCCATGGAGACGGAGACAAAGTCTGATCAAGACGGCGACTCCAAAGACAAGAAAGACGACGATGAAGACATGAGTCTGGACTGA